From one Catellatospora sp. IY07-71 genomic stretch:
- a CDS encoding MDR family MFS transporter, protein MDRSGELSSVRRNAVFVTVATGLLLAALDQTIVGTALPTIVGDLGGATHLSWVVTAYLLAETIATALAGKLGDLFGRKLVFQVCVAVFVIASVFCGLAHNMAWLVAWRGVQGAGAGGILVTSMALIADYIPLRERGKYQGALGAVFGVVTVLGPLLGGLFTDHLSWRWAFYVNVPLGALVMVICATSMPKLPTTRRPVIDYLGIGMIAVASTCLILMTSWGGTEYPWISPEIIGMGVAGVLALAAFVLIELRAREPMLPMRLFRNPVFSICGVLSFIVGFSMFGALTFLPTFMQYVQGASATASGLRMLPMVFGLLITSIASGTIVGRTGRYKWFPVAGGLLTALGMWLMSLMTAFTPLLTEGVFLFVLGLGLGMSMQTLTIVVQNTVNYHDLGVATSGVTFLRTMGSAFGVALFGTVYTHSLQDQLARFGPVLGALDQRQLESPAGVHGLPEAVRILVVGGYTQALHTVFLAAVPVGLLAAIIALFLKEVPLRDTARAAARDMGEGFGMPESADRTEQLERAIATVWRQKGPLAAPAVLAGAGVDGGVGLAWCLARTVLFAEHYGQARVADIAAHHHLPAQVLWPAFQRCVADGYLVEAAGAVALTPRGTAEYDRIAAAWRQWLSGELSDWEDTTDEEFERAVRQASRQLVFEEEPAAEPTATVPARRE, encoded by the coding sequence ATGGACCGCAGTGGCGAGCTGAGCTCGGTGCGGCGCAACGCCGTGTTCGTCACGGTGGCGACCGGCCTGCTGCTCGCGGCCCTGGACCAGACCATCGTCGGCACCGCGCTGCCGACCATCGTCGGCGATCTCGGCGGCGCCACCCACCTGTCCTGGGTGGTCACGGCGTATCTGCTGGCCGAGACGATCGCCACCGCGCTGGCCGGCAAGCTCGGCGACCTGTTCGGCCGCAAGCTGGTGTTCCAGGTCTGCGTGGCGGTCTTCGTGATCGCCTCGGTGTTCTGCGGGCTCGCGCACAACATGGCCTGGCTGGTGGCCTGGCGGGGCGTGCAGGGGGCGGGCGCGGGCGGCATCCTGGTCACCTCGATGGCCCTGATCGCCGACTACATTCCGCTGCGCGAGCGCGGCAAGTACCAGGGCGCGCTGGGCGCCGTCTTCGGCGTGGTGACGGTGCTCGGGCCGCTGCTGGGCGGCCTGTTCACCGACCATCTGTCCTGGCGCTGGGCGTTCTACGTCAACGTGCCGCTCGGGGCGCTGGTCATGGTCATCTGTGCGACCAGCATGCCGAAGCTGCCCACCACCCGCCGGCCGGTCATCGACTACCTCGGCATCGGCATGATCGCCGTGGCCTCCACCTGCCTCATCCTCATGACGAGCTGGGGCGGCACGGAGTATCCCTGGATCTCTCCGGAGATCATCGGGATGGGGGTCGCGGGCGTGCTCGCGCTGGCCGCGTTCGTGCTGATCGAGCTGCGGGCACGGGAGCCGATGCTGCCGATGCGGCTGTTCCGCAACCCGGTGTTCAGCATCTGCGGGGTGCTCAGCTTCATCGTGGGTTTCTCCATGTTCGGCGCGCTGACCTTCCTGCCCACCTTCATGCAGTACGTGCAGGGCGCCTCGGCGACCGCGTCCGGGCTGCGCATGCTGCCGATGGTGTTCGGCCTGCTGATCACCTCGATCGCCAGCGGCACGATCGTCGGCCGGACCGGTCGCTACAAGTGGTTCCCGGTCGCCGGGGGCCTGCTCACGGCGCTGGGCATGTGGCTGATGTCGCTGATGACGGCGTTCACCCCGCTGCTGACCGAGGGCGTCTTCCTGTTCGTGCTGGGCCTGGGGCTCGGCATGAGCATGCAGACGCTGACCATCGTCGTGCAGAACACGGTCAACTACCACGACCTGGGCGTGGCCACCTCCGGCGTCACCTTCCTGCGCACCATGGGCAGCGCCTTCGGGGTGGCGCTGTTCGGCACGGTGTACACCCACTCCCTGCAGGACCAGCTGGCGCGGTTCGGCCCGGTGCTGGGGGCGCTGGACCAGCGGCAGCTGGAGAGCCCGGCCGGGGTGCACGGCCTGCCCGAGGCGGTCCGGATCCTGGTGGTCGGCGGCTACACCCAGGCGCTGCACACGGTCTTTCTGGCCGCGGTGCCGGTCGGGCTGCTGGCGGCGATCATCGCGCTGTTCCTGAAGGAGGTGCCGCTGCGCGACACCGCGCGGGCGGCGGCCCGGGACATGGGCGAGGGCTTCGGCATGCCCGAGTCCGCCGACCGCACCGAGCAGCTGGAAAGGGCCATCGCCACGGTATGGCGGCAGAAGGGCCCGCTGGCCGCACCGGCCGTGCTGGCCGGGGCCGGGGTCGACGGCGGCGTCGGGCTGGCCTGGTGCCTGGCCCGCACGGTGCTGTTCGCCGAGCACTACGGCCAGGCCCGGGTCGCCGACATCGCCGCGCACCACCACCTGCCCGCGCAGGTGCTGTGGCCCGCGTTCCAGCGCTGCGTGGCCGACGGCTACCTGGTCGAGGCGGCCGGGGCGGTGGCGCTGACCCCGCGCGGCACGGCCGAGTACGACCGCATCGCCGCCGCGTGGCGGCAGTGGCTGTCCGGCGAGCTGTCGGACTGGGAGGACACCACCGACGAGGAGTTCGAGCGGGCGGTGCGCCAGGCCTCACGGCAGCTCGTGTTCGAGGAGGAACCGGCCGCCGAGCCGACGGCGACGGTCCCGGCCCGGCGTGAGTGA
- a CDS encoding thioredoxin family protein gives MDLTGPAVAGVALFAATAYGLVHRRRAGTVRAVPAASDTHAPLLAELGVQPGAVTLLQFSSAFCAPCRATRVILAEVARATPGVAHVEVDAESRLDAVRALDIWKTPTVLIVDGEGRIAGRAQGTPTRAQVLAAIDPLLPAEPVQAERKSA, from the coding sequence ATGGATCTCACCGGGCCGGCCGTGGCGGGCGTCGCGCTGTTCGCGGCGACCGCGTACGGGCTGGTCCACCGCCGCCGGGCGGGTACCGTCCGTGCCGTGCCCGCCGCATCCGACACCCACGCCCCGCTGCTGGCCGAGCTGGGCGTACAGCCCGGCGCGGTGACCCTGCTCCAGTTCTCGTCGGCGTTCTGCGCCCCCTGCCGGGCCACCCGCGTGATTCTCGCCGAGGTCGCCCGCGCCACGCCCGGGGTGGCCCACGTCGAGGTCGACGCGGAGAGCCGCCTGGACGCGGTCCGCGCCCTCGACATCTGGAAGACCCCCACCGTGCTGATCGTCGACGGGGAAGGGCGCATCGCGGGCCGTGCCCAGGGCACCCCCACCCGCGCCCAGGTGCTGGCCGCGATCGACCCGCTGCTGCCCGCCGAGCCTGTCCAGGCCGAGAGGAAGTCCGCATGA
- a CDS encoding DUF4395 domain-containing protein — protein sequence MIDPRGPRFAAAVTTAVMVVVLLTGSGWLALAQAAVFALTATRPRLGTYGLVYRTLLAPRLGPPAELEPLAPFRFAQAVGFVFATVATLGYLLGSSVTGAVAAGFALAAAFLNAAFGLCLGCEMFLAYRRLVGRPMTVRVPAA from the coding sequence ATGATCGACCCCCGTGGTCCGCGCTTCGCCGCGGCGGTCACCACCGCTGTGATGGTCGTCGTGTTGCTCACCGGCTCCGGTTGGCTGGCGCTGGCGCAGGCGGCCGTCTTCGCGCTGACCGCGACCCGGCCGCGCCTCGGCACGTACGGACTGGTCTACCGCACGCTGCTCGCGCCGCGGCTGGGCCCGCCCGCCGAGCTGGAGCCGCTGGCGCCGTTCCGGTTCGCGCAGGCGGTCGGCTTCGTCTTCGCCACCGTCGCCACGCTGGGCTACCTGCTCGGCTCGTCGGTGACCGGCGCGGTCGCGGCCGGGTTCGCGCTGGCCGCCGCCTTCCTCAACGCTGCTTTCGGCCTGTGCCTGGGCTGCGAGATGTTCCTGGCGTACCGCCGCCTCGTCGGCCGCCCGATGACCGTACGCGTCCCGGCGGCCTGA
- a CDS encoding VOC family protein, which produces MATRIQVTIDCADPNRLVEFWAAALHYRPQQPPEDHPTWKSYWLSKGIPEDELEGAENIDSIEDPDGVGPRFWFQQVPEAKAGKNRLHLDLSVSGGRTVPVETRRERVHAEAERLIALGATRLRILYTEGVDHYGETLQDPEGNEFCLH; this is translated from the coding sequence ATGGCGACACGGATCCAGGTGACGATCGACTGCGCGGACCCGAACCGGCTGGTGGAGTTCTGGGCCGCCGCCCTGCACTATCGGCCCCAGCAGCCCCCGGAGGACCACCCGACCTGGAAGTCGTACTGGCTGAGCAAGGGCATCCCGGAGGACGAGCTGGAGGGGGCGGAGAACATCGACTCGATCGAGGATCCGGACGGCGTCGGCCCGCGCTTCTGGTTCCAGCAGGTCCCCGAGGCCAAGGCGGGAAAGAACCGCCTGCACCTGGACCTGTCCGTCAGCGGTGGCCGCACCGTCCCGGTGGAGACTCGCCGCGAGCGCGTGCACGCCGAGGCCGAGCGCCTCATCGCTCTGGGCGCCACCCGCCTGCGCATCCTCTACACCGAGGGCGTCGACCACTACGGCGAGACCCTCCAGGACCCCGAAGGCAACGAGTTCTGCCTCCACTGA
- a CDS encoding ATP-binding cassette domain-containing protein translates to MSTDPSTERPARRRSPAKKAAAAVDSGQTASADGAVRIRLGREADNDIVLADLQASRYHAELRRTGDTFTLVDLGSRNGTFLNGRQVAKPTLMHAGDMVSIGRHELLFDGVRLHDHVDTGPASIIADDLTVRLGEKVLIDDVSFALPEGSLLALIGPSGCGKSTLLKALTGLRPATQGRLWYGGRDLYADYAQLRYRIGMVPQDDVLHKQLKVRTALRYAAALRFADDVPRKVRWAKVDEVMDTMRLTQRAKARIDVLSGGQRKRASVAMELLTEPSLLCLDEPTSGLDPALDKEVMGELRELADKGKTVVVVTHSVLHLDICDRVLVMCLGGTMGYFGPPDQLLGFFGAEDYADVFTKITEEPERWTRAFRNSPLYARYVSAVTPSTRQEPAARPVAAEPAPAAAAAPVAADGEAEPTAAVPLVPAQRTDEPDLGATGEVALPTAVIDDAEPAAVSVDDALAARARPNAPAAKPGRVNIDRKTWGLFARNPSAPIRQYFTLCMRMLNVIFSDRGFSMFLLAMPLILAVLSYTVPGDSGLANLGPVHLTAQQLLVVLVTGAAFMGTAAAVREIVAEAPIYARERAVGLSAAAYLSSKLTVFFLINTAQVALFVYLALFQGPPTEALVIPSQTAEIIVAMVGIALVSTVLGLLISSLARTTEQTTPAMVVVVMAQLVFSGGLFLLAGQTAMEIISWIFPTRWGFAAGAATIDMGAMLPKSYQDPLWGHTAENWIKYMVLMGVQMVVLIGLTRLALRRHEPGRS, encoded by the coding sequence GTGTCAACTGACCCCTCCACCGAACGCCCGGCCCGCCGCCGGAGCCCCGCGAAGAAGGCCGCCGCGGCGGTCGACTCCGGACAGACGGCCTCCGCCGACGGCGCGGTGCGCATCCGCCTCGGGCGCGAGGCCGACAACGACATCGTGCTCGCCGACCTGCAGGCCTCCCGATACCACGCCGAGCTGCGCCGCACCGGCGACACCTTCACGCTCGTCGACCTGGGCAGCCGCAACGGCACCTTCCTCAACGGACGCCAGGTCGCCAAGCCCACCCTCATGCACGCTGGCGACATGGTCTCCATCGGTCGGCACGAGCTGCTCTTCGACGGCGTACGCCTGCACGACCACGTCGACACCGGCCCCGCCTCGATCATCGCCGACGACCTGACCGTGCGCCTGGGCGAGAAGGTCCTCATCGACGACGTGAGCTTCGCGCTGCCGGAGGGCAGCCTGCTGGCCCTCATCGGCCCCAGCGGCTGCGGCAAGTCCACGCTGCTCAAGGCGCTCACCGGGCTGCGCCCGGCCACCCAGGGCCGGCTCTGGTACGGCGGGCGCGACCTCTACGCCGACTACGCGCAGCTGCGCTACCGCATCGGCATGGTGCCGCAGGACGACGTGCTGCACAAGCAGCTCAAGGTCCGCACCGCGCTGCGCTACGCCGCCGCGCTGCGCTTCGCCGACGACGTGCCGCGCAAGGTGCGCTGGGCCAAGGTCGACGAGGTCATGGACACCATGCGGCTGACCCAGCGCGCCAAGGCCCGCATCGACGTGCTGTCCGGCGGCCAGCGCAAGCGGGCCTCGGTGGCGATGGAGCTGCTGACCGAGCCGTCGCTGCTGTGCCTGGACGAGCCGACCTCCGGCCTGGACCCCGCGCTCGACAAGGAGGTCATGGGCGAGCTGCGGGAACTGGCCGACAAGGGCAAGACCGTCGTCGTGGTGACCCACAGCGTGCTGCACCTGGACATCTGCGACCGGGTGCTGGTCATGTGCCTGGGCGGCACCATGGGCTACTTCGGCCCGCCGGACCAGCTGCTCGGCTTCTTCGGCGCGGAGGACTACGCCGACGTCTTCACGAAGATCACCGAGGAGCCGGAGCGGTGGACCCGCGCCTTCCGCAACTCCCCGCTGTACGCGCGCTACGTCAGCGCGGTGACCCCGTCCACGCGGCAGGAGCCCGCCGCGCGGCCCGTGGCCGCCGAACCCGCCCCGGCGGCTGCCGCCGCGCCCGTCGCCGCCGACGGTGAGGCGGAGCCGACCGCGGCCGTGCCGCTGGTGCCGGCGCAGCGCACGGACGAGCCCGACCTCGGTGCGACCGGCGAGGTGGCGCTGCCCACCGCCGTGATCGACGACGCCGAGCCCGCTGCGGTCAGCGTCGACGACGCGCTGGCCGCCCGTGCCCGGCCGAACGCGCCCGCCGCGAAACCCGGCCGGGTCAACATCGACCGCAAAACGTGGGGGTTGTTCGCCCGCAACCCCAGCGCGCCCATCCGGCAGTACTTCACGCTGTGCATGCGCATGCTCAACGTGATCTTCTCCGACCGTGGCTTCAGTATGTTCCTGCTGGCCATGCCGCTGATCCTGGCGGTGCTGTCCTACACCGTGCCCGGCGACTCCGGCCTGGCCAACCTGGGGCCGGTCCACCTGACGGCACAGCAGCTGCTGGTCGTGCTGGTCACCGGCGCGGCGTTCATGGGCACGGCCGCGGCGGTCCGGGAGATCGTCGCCGAGGCGCCCATCTACGCCCGGGAACGGGCGGTGGGCCTGTCCGCCGCGGCGTACCTCAGCTCCAAGCTCACCGTGTTCTTCCTGATCAACACGGCACAGGTGGCGTTGTTCGTGTACCTGGCGCTGTTCCAGGGGCCGCCGACCGAGGCGCTGGTGATCCCGAGCCAGACCGCCGAGATCATCGTCGCCATGGTCGGCATCGCGCTGGTGTCCACCGTGCTCGGCCTGCTGATCAGCTCGCTGGCACGCACCACCGAGCAGACCACGCCCGCCATGGTGGTCGTGGTCATGGCGCAGCTCGTGTTCTCCGGCGGCCTGTTCCTGCTGGCCGGGCAGACCGCCATGGAGATCATCTCCTGGATCTTCCCGACCCGGTGGGGGTTCGCGGCCGGTGCGGCCACCATCGACATGGGCGCCATGCTGCCCAAGAGCTACCAGGACCCGCTGTGGGGACACACCGCGGAGAACTGGATCAAGTACATGGTGCTCATGGGCGTGCAGATGGTCGTGCTGATCGGCCTGACCCGCCTGGCGCTGCGCCGCCACGAACCCGGTCGCTCCTGA
- a CDS encoding sodium:proton antiporter produces MDQHSVILVLLVLGLLCVPVGTRLRIPAPVVATVFGVVLGALPGVTLDPPPELILPVLLPPLLYAAVQQTSWRHFARGWRPILLLAVALVFVTTAVVAAVATRIHPALPLGAAVVLGAVTSPPDPAAVSAVAGRLGLPRRTVTLLEGEGLFNDVTALTIYQVAVAGVATGTLSVWGAAAEFGYAALAGAGIGLVTGLFFGWLFDRLPTAELRAGLSLLIPYAAYLAADAAHASGVLAVLAAGFWLGATRADPDDVAGRLSGRNFWDVIEQLVTGFTFGLIGLEFVQALDDLGADLWAYSRFALLICLTLVVVRFAWMFGMSGLIRRLRARDPADVPVSWGETLLVAWAGMRGVVTIATALALPRDFPGRTQIVFVAAVVAVVTLLLPGMTLPWLARRTGLTTGAQRRREAEREIIAAAQEAALRRLAELRADGTVGPETARRLEEWQRAVLLDEEAEDEDWVRRRRQVGEVRAELLAAARAEVLDRREREPEAADDVLRRLDLHSAVH; encoded by the coding sequence GTGGACCAACACTCGGTCATCCTCGTGCTGCTGGTGCTGGGACTGCTGTGCGTGCCGGTCGGGACGCGGCTGCGGATCCCCGCGCCGGTCGTGGCCACGGTGTTCGGCGTCGTGCTGGGCGCCCTGCCTGGCGTCACGCTGGACCCGCCGCCTGAGCTGATCCTGCCGGTGCTGCTGCCGCCGCTGCTGTACGCCGCCGTGCAGCAGACCTCCTGGCGTCACTTCGCCCGGGGCTGGCGGCCCATCCTGCTGCTGGCGGTCGCCCTGGTCTTCGTCACCACCGCCGTCGTGGCGGCCGTCGCCACCCGCATCCACCCCGCGCTGCCGCTGGGCGCCGCCGTCGTGCTCGGCGCGGTGACCTCGCCGCCGGACCCGGCCGCCGTCTCGGCGGTGGCCGGCCGGCTCGGGCTGCCCCGGCGCACGGTCACCCTGCTGGAGGGCGAGGGCCTGTTCAACGATGTGACCGCGCTGACCATCTACCAGGTCGCCGTGGCGGGGGTGGCGACCGGGACGCTGTCGGTCTGGGGCGCGGCGGCCGAGTTCGGCTACGCGGCGCTGGCCGGCGCGGGCATCGGCCTGGTCACCGGTCTGTTCTTCGGCTGGCTGTTCGACCGGCTGCCCACCGCCGAGCTGCGTGCCGGGCTGAGCCTGCTGATCCCGTACGCCGCGTACCTGGCGGCGGACGCGGCGCACGCGAGCGGGGTGCTGGCCGTGCTGGCGGCCGGGTTCTGGCTGGGCGCGACCCGGGCCGACCCGGACGACGTCGCGGGCAGGCTGTCCGGGCGCAACTTCTGGGACGTGATCGAGCAGCTCGTCACCGGGTTCACGTTCGGCCTGATCGGGCTGGAGTTCGTGCAGGCGCTGGATGATCTCGGCGCGGACCTGTGGGCGTACTCGCGATTCGCCCTGCTGATCTGCCTGACCCTGGTGGTGGTCCGCTTCGCGTGGATGTTCGGGATGAGCGGGCTGATCCGCCGCCTGCGCGCCCGCGACCCGGCGGACGTGCCGGTGAGCTGGGGGGAGACCCTGCTCGTGGCCTGGGCGGGCATGCGGGGGGTGGTCACCATCGCCACCGCCCTGGCCCTGCCCCGCGACTTCCCCGGCCGTACCCAGATCGTCTTCGTCGCCGCCGTGGTCGCGGTCGTGACGCTGCTGCTGCCGGGGATGACGCTGCCCTGGCTGGCACGCCGCACCGGGCTGACCACGGGGGCGCAGCGGCGGCGCGAGGCGGAGCGGGAGATCATCGCGGCCGCTCAGGAGGCCGCCCTGCGCCGGCTGGCGGAGTTGCGCGCCGACGGCACGGTCGGGCCGGAGACCGCCCGGCGGCTGGAGGAGTGGCAGCGGGCCGTCCTGCTCGACGAGGAGGCCGAGGACGAGGACTGGGTGCGCCGCCGGCGGCAGGTCGGCGAAGTGCGGGCGGAGCTGCTGGCGGCGGCGCGGGCGGAGGTGCTGGACCGCCGGGAGCGGGAGCCGGAGGCCGCCGACGACGTGCTGCGCCGACTCGACCTGCACAGCGCGGTCCACTGA
- a CDS encoding lytic polysaccharide monooxygenase, with protein sequence MNKLKAAALAAAATLAAGVALTMINAGPAAAHGAMLTPGSRTYLCYVDGKSSTGEIRPTNGACQNAMSVGGAQPFYDWFGVLRSDGAGRTRGFIPDGALCSGGNTKFAGFDAPRSDWPLTHLTSGANHAWRYSNWAAHPGWFYLYVTKDGYNPNQALTWADMEEQPFLSIDHPPMNAPAPDGYYYWNGNLPSGKSGRHVIYSVWKRSDSQETFYGCSDVIFDGGNGQVTGINNPPSSPSPIPSNPTSPSASPSRSTSPSPSAASPRPSSPAPSAPTPGPPTPSLCAATYTQVNNWSNGFQGEIKVTAGGAVNGWTVRATWPNGQTVNQSWSSTYTNSSGATTFKNVSWNGTLASGASTTFGFLANHSGTNNPPTLTCTTP encoded by the coding sequence ATGAACAAGCTGAAGGCAGCGGCCCTCGCGGCCGCCGCCACCCTCGCCGCCGGCGTGGCGCTCACGATGATCAACGCCGGCCCGGCCGCCGCCCACGGGGCGATGCTCACCCCGGGCAGCCGGACCTACCTGTGCTACGTGGACGGCAAGTCCAGCACCGGCGAGATCAGGCCGACCAACGGCGCCTGCCAGAACGCGATGTCCGTGGGCGGCGCACAGCCGTTCTACGACTGGTTCGGCGTGCTGCGCTCGGACGGGGCGGGCCGCACCCGCGGCTTCATCCCGGACGGCGCGCTGTGCAGCGGCGGCAACACCAAGTTCGCGGGCTTCGACGCGCCGCGCAGCGACTGGCCGCTGACCCACCTCACCTCGGGCGCGAACCACGCCTGGCGCTACAGCAACTGGGCGGCCCACCCGGGCTGGTTCTACCTGTACGTCACCAAGGACGGCTACAACCCCAACCAGGCGCTGACCTGGGCGGACATGGAGGAGCAGCCGTTCCTGTCGATCGACCACCCGCCGATGAACGCCCCGGCGCCGGACGGCTACTACTACTGGAACGGCAACCTGCCCTCCGGTAAGTCCGGCCGCCACGTCATCTACTCGGTGTGGAAGCGCTCGGACAGCCAGGAGACGTTCTACGGCTGCTCCGACGTCATCTTCGACGGCGGCAACGGCCAGGTGACGGGCATCAACAACCCGCCCTCCAGCCCGTCGCCGATCCCGTCGAACCCGACCTCGCCGTCGGCGTCGCCGTCCCGCTCGACCTCGCCGTCGCCGAGCGCGGCGTCGCCGCGGCCGAGCAGCCCGGCTCCGTCTGCCCCGACGCCCGGACCGCCCACCCCGTCGCTGTGTGCGGCGACGTACACCCAGGTCAACAACTGGAGCAACGGCTTCCAGGGGGAGATCAAGGTGACCGCGGGCGGCGCGGTGAACGGCTGGACCGTGCGGGCGACCTGGCCCAACGGGCAGACCGTGAACCAGAGCTGGAGCAGCACCTACACCAACTCCTCCGGGGCCACCACGTTCAAGAACGTGTCCTGGAACGGCACCCTCGCCTCGGGCGCCAGCACCACCTTCGGATTCCTGGCCAACCACAGCGGGACCAACAACCCGCCGACGCTGACCTGTACGACTCCGTGA
- a CDS encoding Gfo/Idh/MocA family protein, producing the protein MRFGLFGTGYWAEQTQGAALVAHPEAELVGVWGRDAGKAAALAERLGARAYGDPDALIADVDAVAVALPPDVQAPIAERAARAGRHLLLDKPLALTVADADRVVAAVDATGVASVVFFTGRFDPLVTAALEKASAAGGWGAARVTMCASIFAQGGPYAGSAWRKVHGGLWDLGPHALSRLLPVLGPVTEVTSLAGAYATSHVLARHETGAVSALTLTLDAPPTALLFEYQLQGEAGILDLPGGSGDPVAAFGRAIDELLTQVRAGRPEHPCDVRFAREVVAVLAAAQQSQEEGRTVPVR; encoded by the coding sequence ATGCGATTCGGATTATTCGGCACCGGCTACTGGGCGGAGCAGACACAGGGCGCGGCGCTGGTCGCCCACCCCGAGGCCGAGCTGGTGGGCGTGTGGGGCCGCGACGCGGGCAAGGCCGCCGCGCTGGCCGAGCGCCTGGGCGCCCGGGCGTACGGCGACCCCGACGCGCTCATCGCCGACGTGGACGCCGTCGCCGTGGCGCTGCCGCCGGACGTGCAGGCCCCGATCGCCGAGCGGGCCGCCCGCGCCGGCCGCCACCTGCTGCTGGACAAGCCGCTCGCGCTCACCGTCGCCGACGCCGACCGGGTCGTCGCGGCCGTCGACGCCACCGGCGTGGCCAGCGTGGTCTTCTTCACCGGCCGCTTCGATCCGTTGGTGACCGCGGCGCTGGAGAAGGCGTCGGCCGCGGGCGGCTGGGGTGCTGCCCGGGTCACCATGTGCGCCTCGATCTTCGCGCAGGGCGGCCCGTACGCGGGCTCGGCCTGGCGCAAGGTGCACGGCGGGCTGTGGGACCTCGGCCCGCACGCGCTGTCCCGGCTGCTGCCCGTGCTCGGCCCGGTGACGGAGGTGACCTCGCTGGCCGGGGCGTACGCCACCAGCCATGTGCTGGCCCGGCACGAGACCGGCGCGGTGAGCGCGCTGACGCTGACCCTGGACGCCCCACCCACCGCGCTGCTGTTCGAGTACCAGCTGCAGGGCGAGGCCGGGATCCTCGACCTGCCCGGCGGCTCGGGCGACCCGGTCGCCGCGTTCGGCCGCGCGATCGACGAGCTGCTCACCCAGGTGCGCGCGGGCCGCCCGGAGCACCCCTGCGACGTGCGTTTCGCCCGCGAGGTGGTCGCGGTGCTGGCCGCCGCGCAACAGTCCCAAGAGGAGGGACGCACGGTCCCGGTGCGCTGA
- a CDS encoding serine/threonine-protein kinase gives MTDYSYPLRAGDLLVERYRLIDRIGAGGMAVIWRARDETLDRLVALKVLDPRLSGDERLRELARREAWAVARLNHPDVAGVHDFVRTSTPDGREVALIVLQLVAGEPLADRIALGALPWREAVRIGVRIATVLEVAHRRGVVHRDITPDNVMVHGEQVTVLDFGIAARIGEPDDDSTGASFGTPAYVAPERLDGMPAEAATDVYAFGVVLYEMLTGRPPFRVRGWDDVAADHGPPPVPEVPELPRAVAQLVTACLQRDPSARPMAAEAARVLRAALARPQRRWLLPAAAGTAAVVGLGVLAWALPLRDSPDDPGQARTSPPASTPGFGAQAPGSPTAGASARPSAVASPPARPTATAGASASASAAALTVKQAQSAALATIALAEQQGLRSDVALDLRNLVNNLANSQATGRPLDAEIQSVYSKIDSRVAEGSLSPEMGERLHGDVAALARAKAA, from the coding sequence ATGACCGACTACAGCTACCCGCTGCGCGCCGGCGACCTTCTGGTCGAGCGGTATCGCCTGATCGACAGGATCGGCGCCGGGGGTATGGCGGTCATCTGGCGGGCCCGGGACGAGACGCTGGACCGGCTGGTCGCGCTGAAGGTGCTGGACCCGCGGCTGTCCGGCGACGAGCGGCTGCGCGAGCTGGCCCGGCGCGAGGCGTGGGCGGTGGCCCGGCTCAACCACCCCGACGTGGCGGGCGTGCACGACTTCGTGCGCACCAGCACGCCCGACGGCCGCGAGGTCGCCCTCATCGTGCTCCAGCTCGTCGCGGGCGAGCCGCTGGCCGACCGCATCGCGCTGGGCGCGCTGCCCTGGCGGGAGGCGGTGCGCATCGGCGTACGCATCGCGACCGTGCTGGAGGTGGCGCACCGCCGCGGCGTGGTGCACCGCGACATCACCCCGGACAACGTGATGGTGCACGGCGAGCAGGTCACCGTGCTCGACTTCGGCATCGCCGCGCGTATCGGCGAGCCCGACGACGACAGCACCGGCGCCAGCTTCGGCACGCCCGCGTACGTCGCCCCGGAGCGGCTGGACGGCATGCCCGCCGAGGCCGCCACCGACGTGTACGCGTTCGGCGTGGTGCTGTACGAGATGCTGACCGGCCGCCCGCCGTTCCGGGTGCGCGGCTGGGACGACGTGGCCGCCGACCACGGGCCGCCGCCGGTGCCCGAGGTGCCGGAGCTGCCGCGTGCGGTCGCCCAGCTGGTGACCGCGTGCCTGCAGCGTGATCCGTCGGCCCGGCCGATGGCCGCCGAGGCGGCCCGGGTGCTGCGCGCCGCGCTGGCCCGGCCGCAGCGCCGCTGGCTGCTGCCCGCGGCGGCCGGCACGGCGGCGGTGGTGGGGCTGGGCGTGCTGGCGTGGGCGCTGCCGCTGCGCGACTCGCCGGACGACCCGGGCCAGGCCCGGACCAGCCCGCCCGCGAGCACGCCCGGCTTCGGCGCGCAGGCGCCGGGCTCGCCCACGGCTGGCGCGTCCGCGCGCCCGTCCGCAGTGGCGTCCCCGCCCGCCCGCCCCACGGCGACCGCCGGTGCCTCGGCGAGCGCGTCGGCGGCCGCGCTGACGGTCAAACAGGCGCAGTCGGCCGCGCTGGCCACCATCGCGCTGGCCGAGCAGCAGGGGCTGCGCTCCGATGTGGCGCTGGACCTGCGCAATCTGGTGAACAACCTGGCCAACTCGCAGGCCACCGGGCGGCCGCTGGACGCGGAGATCCAGTCCGTGTATTCGAAGATCGATTCACGGGTGGCGGAGGGCTCGCTCAGCCCCGAGATGGGCGAGCGGCTGCACGGCGACGTGGCGGCGCTGGCCCGCGCGAAGGCGGCCTGA